One stretch of Poecilia reticulata strain Guanapo linkage group LG21, Guppy_female_1.0+MT, whole genome shotgun sequence DNA includes these proteins:
- the LOC108165757 gene encoding trace amine-associated receptor 1-like produces the protein MIEDQPFCNESAELYGQTVTSHALNAVAVSLSLLIICGNLLVIISVIYFKQLHTPTNYLILSLAVTDLLLGSLVLPFSTILSLSSCWNSSYLLCKIRDMFDILLCTSSILNLCCISIDRYYAVCHPLTYRSKMNACITVTMILMSWTLAALVLVVLVCKGEEXEFIAAIEGFKWLGWSNSMLNPLVYAFFYRWFRRAFTMIISGQIFXGDFSNXKLL, from the exons ATGATTGAAGATCAGCCTTTCTGTAATGAGTCAGCAGAGCTGTATGGACAGACTGTGACCTCTCATGCTTTAAATGCTGTTGCTGTTTCTTTGTCACTTCTGATAATATGTGGAAATCTTCTTGTAATCATCTCTGTCATTTACTTCAAGCAGCTCCACACTCCAACAAACTACCTGATCCTCTCTCTGGCTGTGACTGACCTGCTTCTTGGCAGTTTAGTTTTACCTTTCAGCACAATATTGTCTCTGAGTTCATGTTGGAATTCAAGTTATTTACTGTGTAAAATAAGAGATATGTTTGATATATTACTATGTACATCGTCTATTTTAAACTTGTGCTGTATATCCATTGACAGATATTATGCAGTGTGTCATCCTCTAACATATAGGAGTAAAATGAATGCTTGCATTACTGTGACTATGATCCTGATGAGCTGGAC GCTTGCAGCTTTAGTTTTGGTTGTTCTTGTGTGTAAAGGAGAGGAGCYAGAGTTCA TTGCAGCCATTGAAGGATTTAAGTGGTTAGGATGGTCCAATTCTATGTTAAATCCTCTGGTTTATGCTTTTTTCTACAGGTGGTTCAGACGAGCTTTTACTATGATCATTTCTGGTCAAATATTYMAAGGAGATTTTTCCAATRCAAAATTGTTGtga